A portion of the Brachionichthys hirsutus isolate HB-005 chromosome 6, CSIRO-AGI_Bhir_v1, whole genome shotgun sequence genome contains these proteins:
- the clic2 gene encoding chloride intracellular channel protein 2 isoform X2 codes for MALRQNSDKEPNIELFIKAGHDGENVGNCPFCQRLFMVLWLKGVKFTVTTVDMRKKPAELKDLAPGTNPPFLLYNGALKTDFIKIEEFLEQMLAPPRYPHLSPVNKESFDVGADIFAKFSAFIKNTISFSDSLVQERNLLREFKRLDNFLNSPLPEEIDHNSAETIAVSKRQFLDGDRLTLADCNLLPKLHVIRVAAKKYCDFDIPTQFTGVWRYLQNAYDREEFKQTCPADIEIEKAYFSAANKRK; via the exons ATGGCTCTTCGACAGAACTCTGACAAGGAGCCGAACATCGAATTGTTCATTAAG gctggACATGATGGTGAGAATGTCGGGAACTGCCCTTTCTGCCAAAGGCTCTTCATGGTTTTGTGGCTGAAAGGAGTCAAGTTTACAGTGACCACTGTTGACATGAGGAA GAAGCCGGCTGAGCTCAAAGACCTGGCCCCTGGGACCAACCCTCCGTTCCTGCTCTACAACGGAGCCCTCAAAACAGACTTCATTAAAATCGAGGAGTTCCTCGAACAAATGCTGGCCCCTCCCAG GTATCCTCATCTCAGCCCGGTAAACAAAGAGTCCTTCGACGTTGGAGCCGACATATTTGCCAAGTTCTCTGCTTTCATCAAAAATA ccatttctttttctgattCTTTAGTCCAAGAAAGAAATCTGCTGCGGGAATTCAAGCGTTTGGATAACTTCCTGAACTCCCCACTCCCGGAGGAGATTGATCACAACTCTGCAGAAACCATCGCCGTCTCCAAGAGGCAGTTCCTGGACGGGGATCGCCTGACCTTAGCCGACTGCAACCTGCTGCCCAAACTGCACGTCATCAGG GTTGCTGCAAAGAAGTACTGCGATTTTGACATCCCAACCCAATTCACCGGCGTGTGGAGATACCTTCAAAATGCCTACGACAGAGAAGAGTTCAAGCAGACGTGTCCAGCTGATATTGAAATTGAGAAAGCTTATTTCAGCGCAGCCAACAAGAGGAAATAG
- the clic2 gene encoding chloride intracellular channel protein 2 isoform X1: MALRQNSDKEPNIELFIKAGHDGENVGNCPFCQRLFMVLWLKGVKFTVTTVDMRKKPAELKDLAPGTNPPFLLYNGALKTDFIKIEEFLEQMLAPPRYPHLSPVNKESFDVGADIFAKFSAFIKNSTNNTFQERNLLREFKRLDNFLNSPLPEEIDHNSAETIAVSKRQFLDGDRLTLADCNLLPKLHVIRVAAKKYCDFDIPTQFTGVWRYLQNAYDREEFKQTCPADIEIEKAYFSAANKRK; this comes from the exons ATGGCTCTTCGACAGAACTCTGACAAGGAGCCGAACATCGAATTGTTCATTAAG gctggACATGATGGTGAGAATGTCGGGAACTGCCCTTTCTGCCAAAGGCTCTTCATGGTTTTGTGGCTGAAAGGAGTCAAGTTTACAGTGACCACTGTTGACATGAGGAA GAAGCCGGCTGAGCTCAAAGACCTGGCCCCTGGGACCAACCCTCCGTTCCTGCTCTACAACGGAGCCCTCAAAACAGACTTCATTAAAATCGAGGAGTTCCTCGAACAAATGCTGGCCCCTCCCAG GTATCCTCATCTCAGCCCGGTAAACAAAGAGTCCTTCGACGTTGGAGCCGACATATTTGCCAAGTTCTCTGCTTTCATCAAAAATAGTACAAATAACACCT TCCAAGAAAGAAATCTGCTGCGGGAATTCAAGCGTTTGGATAACTTCCTGAACTCCCCACTCCCGGAGGAGATTGATCACAACTCTGCAGAAACCATCGCCGTCTCCAAGAGGCAGTTCCTGGACGGGGATCGCCTGACCTTAGCCGACTGCAACCTGCTGCCCAAACTGCACGTCATCAGG GTTGCTGCAAAGAAGTACTGCGATTTTGACATCCCAACCCAATTCACCGGCGTGTGGAGATACCTTCAAAATGCCTACGACAGAGAAGAGTTCAAGCAGACGTGTCCAGCTGATATTGAAATTGAGAAAGCTTATTTCAGCGCAGCCAACAAGAGGAAATAG